The Fluviispira sanaruensis sequence GCTAAACTTGAACTTGAACATAAACTTGGTCGTCCTGCAACTGAGAGAGAAATTGCTCAGTTTCTTGAGGTTCCTTTAGAGGAATATCAAGAGCGTATGGGAAGGACGCGCGTTTCAATGATGAGCCTTGAAGAATTGGGTGGGACACATTCTAGTGACAAAAAATCGTTACTTGATTGCCTTGAAAATCCAAATTCAAAAAATCCTTTTATTCAACTAAAGAATAAGGGAGTTCGTGATATTATTATGAAAACAGTGGAAGAATTGCCAGAAAAACAAAAATTAGTTTTAAGTCTTTATTACTATGAAGACTTAAATTTAAAAGAAATTGGCCGAATATTAGATGTAACAGAATCTCGTGTATCTCAGTTGCATACTCAGGCTGTTCAAAAAATGAAGTTAAAGCTGAGACACCTCTTGCAGGAGTAAGGCTTTTGAGAAAGGAGTGCCTTTAAAATGGTTTATCCAAACCCCCAGATGAATATCTTAATCGTAGATGATTTTCCAACCATGAGAAAAATAGTTAAGAGCGTTCTCAAACAGCTTGGCTATCAAAACATTTCAGAAGCAGAGGACGGACAACTTGCTTTAAATTTTTTGAAGGTCAATCCTCAAATAGAATTTATTGTTAGTGATTGGAATATGCCTAACATGACGGGAATTGAGCTGCTCAAAATGGTGCGAGCCGATCCAAAGCTGAAGCATCTGCCATTTCTTATGGTAACAGCGGAAGCAGATAAAGATAATATTGTTGAAGCAGTAAAA is a genomic window containing:
- a CDS encoding sigma-70 family RNA polymerase sigma factor, whose product is MSTSGATQKKQIFVDDNAEQPKPKKVAQNQTRAVPLTSDPMRNQIIMDYAPLIKYIAQKIAARLPSNIDLDDLFSAGVIGLMDAIDKYDPSRDNKFKTYAEFRVRGAMLDELRNQDWVPRSVRESNKKEDKAKLELEHKLGRPATEREIAQFLEVPLEEYQERMGRTRVSMMSLEELGGTHSSDKKSLLDCLENPNSKNPFIQLKNKGVRDIIMKTVEELPEKQKLVLSLYYYEDLNLKEIGRILDVTESRVSQLHTQAVQKMKLKLRHLLQE
- a CDS encoding response regulator — encoded protein: MVYPNPQMNILIVDDFPTMRKIVKSVLKQLGYQNISEAEDGQLALNFLKVNPQIEFIVSDWNMPNMTGIELLKMVRADPKLKHLPFLMVTAEADKDNIVEAVKSGVNNYIVKPFNAATMKEKIDKIFIKK